AATTCATATGtagtgtatataaatatttatatatatgtatgtatgcacatatttcttcctatatatgttataaaaacAGCGTAAcgattgaaaaaataaaagataaaaaaacttaaacTTCCAGTCACCAATTATCTGTACTATTTGTTAGTGCAGCCAGTTGGGGTGTTAAtgtaaaattcattttttaaatttcttagAGTTATAAGTTATGTTACTCTGTTTCGATTTACTTCATTTTGTTAAGTTtcaactcttttttttttttttttttttttctatcatTCTGTGTGTCTTTCTCTCTTTctctatatatctatatctatctatctatctatctatctatctatatatatatatatatatatttatgtatccTTTTTTGCACTATTTAGGTTCATcccctttcttttttcctcaGTGCTTACTAATTCCTCCTCCTTAGAGGGGGCCACGGCATTTGCCtcgataaattttttttttatttctgcgTTTATTTGGTTCCCTAACAAAGCAATTAGCTTtaaaatcatattttttcttttctcgTTAAAGACTTCCTTAATTTCTGCCCCTTCCATGCtttttacaataaatttGTAGTAATTGGTTGAAACCTACAATAAAGAAAAGTCAATGCAACGTGGTCATCCGTGTCAAACATAGCAAAGTAACGATTATTTTTGTCATGCAAACTATGAACGACTTAAATGAACGCACATGAATATAAACACTATAACATCTCTTCCTATTTTCTGTCAATctgtgtttttatttattattttatttttttttctcttcctcTCTCATTACTGTCAGAGCCAGATTCAACAACTTTGCGTAATTATTTTTCCCAGCTAGTTGAGAGTAATCTAGTGGTTCCatagaatatttttcaaaaggGTTAGGTATATCATACTTTTCCAATAATCCTGTGACGTGCtgaattttctttaattttatctcaGTTGCTTTTCTAACTTTACTTGAGTCTagaacaattttattttttaaatcaatttttttttcatttcttacTTTGGACTTCGATTCGTCAAATATCGaagctctttttttttctgtaacATTTTTGtcaattttcaaattttttaactctTCTGATAATATATgatcttctatttttttatttaattctttgtCTTCATCaatattatcatcattttccattaatgcatttttctcttcatttttGCTTATTAATTTAGTATTTCTTTCATCCTTCGATAGCTTAAACTTCACACTCAGGGCCGAACCGCTTTTATTTCTCAGTGACGTTCCTCTAATAATGGACTTCAGCTGAAAGTATAAACAAGGCAAATGTATCTATGTAACAAGGATCATCAAACATTTTGGTAATGAAGACAATGACTCAAGCAATCATGAAGAGAATATCACACAAGTGGGTTGTTCATTAATAAAACCTTAcatttttgtcattttctCCTACGCTTAAAGATTCTTTCGATTTCTCTAATGATTcttcaaagaaaaaaaaaaaaaaaaaacaaacaaaaaaaaaatatgggggaaaaaaatatggggAAAATAAGatgggaaaaaaatagaataaaaatcAGAACTTCCAAGTGCTTCtaaaatttacattaatttaacaaaatatatggcGCGCAAACCTTTTAACGATTCATCAGATATGGGTATATGACAAGATGCGATATTCGGAATATCGTTACTCTTTTGCTCGTAATCGGCGGTTATAATATGTtgctttacatttttattctgattaataaaaagaggaGAAGGAGATTGCAAAGTAACATGTGTAATATCATTAAATTCACTAATTTCAACTACTGATTTAGGTATTAATGCATAAagtttttcatataaatcattattttttggtGAATCTTTCACTACATAAGGGTTGACTTCATCATTTATCGGAATGGCTGAACTATACATTTCAACTAAGGATTTCCCATAAcctattttactttttttttttttttttacttgcTTCTTGTTTTCTGTTGAGAATCTGATAAATGTAAGAGCATCTTTGTCTGCACGAGGAAATGGAACGAATATACAACTCTAGTCCGATGTGCTTACAACAAAAATGGGCACGTGCACGGATAGTTACACATGCataacacaaatatatgcaaatgtacatacataagtacatacataagtgCATACATAAGTGCATACATAAgtgcatacataaatacaaacatacatacttatGCACATTCCACATATCAATGCATATTCGCTCCACTTATAAATTATTGGAAAGCAGTAATAGCATATcgaataaaaacaaatgcaCACATTTACAGTTGAGCAAACTGCCTAACTACATACACAAGCATAAGCACAGAGAATACATATGTTCGCTAGTTACCACTCTTAGAATCATTCGAATAGCTGTTTTGATAGTTTCTAATATCCTCATGCTTGTTTATATCTACGCAGTTGCCAAAAggacatatatacatgtatacatatatatgtgtatatatgaatgagTGTATGCGTGCATGTAGTTATACAGACATATGTATAATCCCTTTTCGCAGAGAGAAAGAAACTACACATGTGCAAACACATTTATACGCAGATATAAAGACGTATACACATGGACAAACATATACCGGAATAGTTCGTACTCAGATAAGTTTCTTTTCTGTGATCTTCGTACGATGAATCCTTTTCAAGGGTATGCCCCATATTTGCAAAATATTCAGGaggataatttttatatgtttgaACATTGGGACTATTTCTATAACTTTCTTTTGCATAACTTGTTAATTTATCATGACAAGGTCTCTTCATAATTCTATCAGgataatgtttatatttcaCATTTCTATTTCTATTTCTGTTTCTATTTCCATCTTCATAATTCTTATCACTCCtcatattatattcatttttttccatatgtaatttatcattcatattttcatataatatgtttttattaccaTATGCATCAGATGAACAATATCTATGGTAATcttcttcatttaaattatcataattgataatatttttatttgaacaTATAACATCCATATTGtttgatttttttcttaatttattattattattattactataactattactattattattattactattactattactattattattattattattattactattactattactattactattattattattattattactattactattactattactattattattactattactattattattattatcattattactattactattgctattgctattgctattgctattactattattattattattattattactattattattattattattactactactattatcattatattttggTGTACTATATTGACCTTTAAtctttatattacttttatctctactattatgaattatattattccCTTTAGACATTCTATTttcaattataaaattttcttttcttttgtcATGGgatattttgttcatattatcATTTACAAATTCTTGTGATACTTCAGttgtatcatttttattatattcaaaatttttggACATGTCCTCAATTTCATCTCTTTCTAAATACCTTTGTTTATCTGATGGATGCAAATTCCCATCTTTTCTAAATGTATACttcatattattgttactaccTTTGTTATTTTTCGCAGGATTGATATAGTCATATTCTGATGTATGCCCATATTCAGGCAGTACAATGTTGTTTGGCATATTTGGTACATTTCTCTCTAGGGGGTTAATATGAGAAGCAGGGTATATTTTCCCATCATCATTGGGCATACTTTTTTCCTCTATTATATCCTTACTATTTTCATGTCTTTGCATTAAATGGGGGCCCAAATATTTTGagggaatttttttttcataaacaTTTTTGTTTGAATAATTTGAGTCAATTGTACTTatggaaaaattatgatattccttttttctgtTACTATCTATAtctacaatatttttatttggagGTTCATTCAAATCATTTTTTCCTACAGCATAGTTAGTATACATGTCCCTTTTCATACTAGAGTTATGATATTTCGATgaatgattattattatcccTTTCATCATCCATCATAGTATCatcattatatttactactgataatattattattattgctgcTATAATTGTTGCAGCTAATTTTATTGTTGTTGCTACCTCCTGTTTTCGAAGATAACGTAATAATTTGCTCTTTTGCTAAAAATGTACATGATTTAGGGTGTACCATACCCTTTGGTAAATTTTTACCTCTTTGAAATTcgttatttacattatttgcTAACATTCCAtcgttcatattattatgctCCATAAACTCTTCATTTATTTGGTTATCATTTGATACTATTacatcatttttaaatatttccttATTACTAACATTGTTAACAATATTTGGGTTGTTCTTCATTTCGTTTACATTCCTATGATACATTTTATCTCTTTGAATATACGAAGATGGTGCTCCTATTGTTGTTCCTGGTGTTACTCCTCCTGCCATTACATGATCTTTATAATCGGTgtgaatatatttgttttgactttttccaaatttattataattactattCGTTAtgtaatcatttttttttccatactttatattattcatcaTCATTTCGTTATTACTAGGTTCCATTTTGCccttattaaaatttacgTGGATGTTATTACCGCTAACGTTATTACCATTAACGTCATTACCACTAACTTCATTACCATTAACGTCATTACCACTAATATCATTATAACTCACATTATTACAACTCACATTATTACAACTCACATTATTACAACTCACTATGTTgtcattaatattaatgtttGTATTGTTGTTCATGCTGCTACCAGCATTATTTACATCATCATACGCACAATTAGCGCTTAAATTATTCTCTTCTTTAAAATGACCtaatcttttaaattttgatcTGTCCTTTACTAAGTTGTAATCATCAAAATATGTTTTCTCTACATAATTGTTATTTAAATTAGCATTCAAGATggtatttgtttttttcatatattctttttcattattattcgtaacatttaatttgtcataatatacttttttttttaaattactactattattatataatttgctttttaacatattttctttttctattattttattattaacctctttattattaatccTTTTATAACCATATATTTTCTCATCattcatttcttttcttctatttcCACTGATTGGAAAATCCTCAACAATCCTAGAATTGTTATCAATATTATCcttaaaacaaaatgtttTCTCTGccctacttttttttatttgcaatATATCGTTTAAatctttcttcttttctatCTTTTCTAAAATGCTTCTATTGTAATTATGCATAGTGATATGTTTTTCTCTAAGTGATCTGATACACGCaagtacatatgcatatgcatatacatatatatatatatatatatatatatatatatatataaataaatgttgtAGTGCGGAGCACCgataattttatgtacacACTTTTTCTATAAAATGCTGTTATGCTTGTGTCGTTTACGTATGGAGGATTcacatatacacgtatatgtatatgtctATGTATATGCctaagtatatgtatatatatctatatatatatatacatatatgcatacacgtatgcatatacatgtatatgcatacgtgTCTCTCTTTACGAAAACGCTGCAGTACACAAAAATgtatgaacaaataaaaaggatTATAAAAGGTTAAGAAAACTACGCATATACTTAAAATCTTTCATGTTTTAagtattagaaaaaaataaaaaaacatatgcaCTAATTACATACATGCTTATTACATACAGAGATATACAGTTACATTAATATTCTCtgcataatataatacatatatacgtgtacatatatatatatgtatatacacgtaCATTCATGGTTATGTATCTCTCAAACtcccatatttttattttcccgttgatgtatcattttttgtttaccAAAAACATTGAAATTTCATTTTGATATAACAAGACATATAATtgcataattaaaaatgtcaattttttttttttttttttctctttatctgcaaaatgtaaaaaaaaatttgttaataaaattttccttttttttttagggtTATGTGTGCttataaatacttataaatacatatacatacatatacatacatatatatataaatatatataaatatatatacatatatatacatatacgtatatatatatatatgtataaaatgcGTTTGGtgaatttttactttttgcagaagttttaataaatttattttttacgttttaaaatttattttcgtttaataaaaaaattacaaaaatgataCGAAAAAATGTTCATTGTTCCgaagaaaaaatggaagatacgaaaatagtaaataaaaGATACACATAtgattcatacatatatatatatatatatataacattaattataaaaaaatatcatctGATCagtttaatattaattgctatcatttataataaaaaggaagaaaaagatGAGAAAATACTATTATCCCTtatgttttccttttattttgtttgcAGTGTTTACACgcttaaaatattaaaagcaaaaatatactaaatttttttgaatttttgcaatttttaggctgtattaattttatataattaaattatttttttttttttttttttttttttttgtgtgtgtgcaattaatttttattagtatatattttttcagtttgtattattattattattattattattattttttaatataaaagagtTATACCAGAGGAAAAACAAACGCAATACttgtaaatatgtttataagcGTAATctaaattatgaaataacTACTTAATTACAAGTATTCACAATTAttcttttgttattataCAAAGCATTCAATGGTAGGAAATGCCCAAAATATCTACATTTCATCAATAACTCGCGATTATTTGCcctaaataaattattatatgaatacacATTTTACAGTGCgcttcttcttttctttttttaaaaacattcatttgattatttcttttcagttaatacaaaattgaataataaaaaaaaaaagtttaatagTTGGTTATCGttgtatattcatatgtatacatacacacatgtatGAATGGTgtttattttgaattatgATTCATGCGAATTAACGAATACTATGACTTACAGTCATAAATACA
The window above is part of the Plasmodium malariae genome assembly, chromosome: 10 genome. Proteins encoded here:
- the PmUG01_10015200 gene encoding conserved Plasmodium protein, unknown function — its product is MHNYNRSILEKIEKKKDLNDILQIKKSRAEKTFCFKDNIDNNSRIVEDFPISGNRRKEMNDEKIYGYKRINNKEVNNKIIEKENMLKSKLYNNSSNLKKKVYYDKLNVTNNNEKEYMKKTNTILNANLNNNYVEKTYFDDYNLVKDRSKFKRLGHFKEENNLSANCAYDDVNNAGSSMNNNTNININDNIVSCNNVSCNNVSCNNVSYNDISGNDVNGNEVSGNDVNGNNVSGNNIHVNFNKGKMEPSNNEMMMNNIKYGKKNDYITNSNYNKFGKSQNKYIHTDYKDHVMAGGVTPGTTIGAPSSYIQRDKMYHRNVNEMKNNPNIVNNVSNKEIFKNDVIVSNDNQINEEFMEHNNMNDGMLANNVNNEFQRGKNLPKGMVHPKSCTFLAKEQIITLSSKTGGSNNNKISCNNYSSNNNNIISSKYNDDTMMDDERDNNNHSSKYHNSSMKRDMYTNYAVGKNDLNEPPNKNIVDIDSNRKKEYHNFSISTIDSNYSNKNVYEKKIPSKYLGPHLMQRHENSKDIIEEKSMPNDDGKIYPASHINPLERNVPNMPNNIVLPEYGHTSEYDYINPAKNNKGSNNNMKYTFRKDGNLHPSDKQRYLERDEIEDMSKNFEYNKNDTTEVSQEFVNDNMNKISHDKRKENFIIENRMSKGNNIIHNSRDKSNIKIKGQYSTPKYNDNSSSNNNNNNSNNNNNNNSNSNSNSNSNSNSNNDNNNNSNSNNNSNSNSNSNNNNNNSNSNSNSNNNNNNNSNSNSNNNNSNSYSNNNNNKLRKKSNNMDVICSNKNIINYDNLNEEDYHRYCSSDAYGNKNILYENMNDKLHMEKNEYNMRSDKNYEDGNRNRNRNRNVKYKHYPDRIMKRPCHDKLTSYAKESYRNSPNVQTYKNYPPEYFANMGHTLEKDSSYEDHRKETYLSTNYSDINKHEDIRNYQNSYSNDSKSDKDALTFIRFSTENKKQVKKKKKSKIGYGKSLVEMYSSAIPINDEVNPYVVKDSPKNNDLYEKLYALIPKSVVEISEFNDITHVTLQSPSPLFINQNKNVKQHIITADYEQKSNDIPNIASCHIPISDESLKESLEKSKESLSVGENDKNIHLPCLYFQLKSIIRGTSLRNKSGSALSVKFKLSKDERNTKLISKNEEKNALMENDDNIDEDKELNKKIEDHILSEELKNLKIDKNVTEKKRASIFDESKSKVRNEKKIDLKNKIVLDSSKVRKATEIKLKKIQHVTGLLEKYDIPNPFEKYSMEPLDYSQLAGKNNYAKLLNLALTVSTNYYKFIVKSMEGAEIKEVFNEKRKNMILKLIALLGNQINAEIKKKFIEANAVAPSKEEELKKEDIIKPKMSAKEKEIKIEEHNLICKYWEKQSECMSLLIKEWNKISEILESISVDPNNIINSLLTLYGEKTVNDFHLSLDEIRRSNIELDVNIDDISIPNIGDASENKFDPSNMTIMNLIQDMKWDVDIEYSLNQIREEWKNENKQNKKLIQKKIVEGIKHRIGLLDYLNRVELNLNAFAKIIEGRMISNDDVRSQLRSMQDLNENGVLSNLLENLENNKMDINADSFKTPTSFFVSHHLPMTICSFSDKSNLDEINEQGENNSNCNGNININKNKDIDKDSDEFNTVENPSSDEQKE